Proteins encoded by one window of Cannabis sativa cultivar Pink pepper isolate KNU-18-1 chromosome 4, ASM2916894v1, whole genome shotgun sequence:
- the LOC115714425 gene encoding small ribosomal subunit protein mL103 (rPPR7), translating into MSSSTSIRHLRHFSSTAKSAISISKAKLKLRSEYDPDKALQIYSSVSDHYASPTISRYAQDLTIRRLAKSRRFTDIEALIESHKKDPKIKQEPYLSTLIRSYGRAGMFEQAMKTFEQMDELGTPRSVISFNSLLTACNHSKLFDKVPELFNDLPKKYGVLPDKVSYGILVRSYCEAGTPEKALEIVADMEKNDLEVTAVTYTTIMDALYKKGQADEADKLWNTMLENGCEVDVTAYNVRIMHSHGGEPETVKAMIEEMRNAGLKPDAISYNYLMTSYCKSGMLDEAKKVFDGLEGNGCNPNAATFRSLIYYLCRNGDFDKGYKIFKKSVQVHKIPDFNTLKHLVEGLVKKKKIKEAKGMIRTIKKKFPPNVLVSWGKVEESLGLVSASSEAHAATDDEDEEAAA; encoded by the coding sequence ATGTCGTCCTCAACCTCCATTCGCCATCTTCGCCATTTCTCATCCACCGCCAAATCTGCAATCTCCATCTCCAAAGCAAAGTTGAAGCTCCGAAGCGAGTATGATCCAGACAAAGCTCTCCAAATCTACTCCTCTGTTTCCGATCACTACGCCTCTCCAACCATATCTCGCTACGCTCAGGACCTCACCATTCGCCGCCTCGCAAAGTCCCGACGTTTCACCGATATCGAAGCTCTCATCGAGTCACATAAAAAGGATCCCAAAATCAAGCAAGAACCTTACTTGTCTACTCTCATTAGGTCGTACGGAAGAGCTGGAATGTTCGAGCAGGCGATGAAGACCTTCGAACAAATGGACGAATTGGGCACTCCCAGGTCTGTGATTTCTTTCAATTCTCTTTTAACGGCTTGTAATCATTCGAAACTGTTTGATAAAGTTCCTGAATTGTTCAACGATCTTCCTAAGAAATACGGCGTTTTGCCTGATAAAGTGTCTTATGGGATATTGGTCCGGTCGTATTGTGAGGCTGGGACACCTGAGAAGGCTTTAGAGATCGTTGCAGATATGGAAAAGAATGATCTTGAGGTTACTGCTGTAACTTATACGACCATAATGGATGCTCTGTATAAGAAGGGCCAGGCTGATGAGGCTGATAAGTTGTGGAATACTATGCTTGAAAATGGTTGTGAAGTTGATGTTACAGCTTACAATGTTAGAATAATGCATAGCCATGGCGGTGAACCAGAGACTGTTAAGGCTATGATTGAAGAAATGAGGAATGCTGGGCTTAAACCTGATGCTATTAGCTACAATTACTTGATGACTAGTTACTGCAAGAGTGGGATGTTGGATGAAGCTAAGAAAGTCTTTGATGGGCTTGAGGGAAATGGGTGTAATCCGAATGCGGCAACATTTAGATCTTTGATATACTATTTGTGTAGGAATGGGGATTTTGATAAAGGGTATAAGATTTTCAAGAAAAGTGTGCAGGTTCATAAGATTCCGGATTTTAACACATTGAAGCATTTGGTTGAGGGgttagtgaagaagaagaagattaagGAAGCTAAAGGAATGATTCGGACTATTAAAAAGAAATTCCCTCCTAATGTATTGGTTTCTTGGGGGAAAGTTGAAGAGAGCCTTGGTTTGGTTTCTGCTTCTTCTGAGGCTCATGCAGCTACTGATGATGAGGATGAAGAGGCTGCAGCAtga